One stretch of Priestia megaterium DNA includes these proteins:
- the pcrA gene encoding DNA helicase PcrA, translating into MNFLSEKLLTGLNPQQQEAVKTTDGPLLLMAGAGSGKTRVLTHRIAFLMAEKEVAPWNILAITFTNKAAREMRERVASIVGGVAEDIWISTFHSMCVRILRRDIDRIGFNRNFTILDSTDQLSVIKNILKDQNIDPKKFDPRSLLGSISSAKNELKVAEEFDKTAAGPYEEVVSKVYKEYEKRLKKNQALDFDDLIMTTIQLFKRVPEVLTYYQRKFQYIHVDEYQDTNHAQYMLVRLLAARFENVCVVGDSDQSIYRWRGADITNILSFEKDYPKAKTILLEQNYRSTKTILAAANGVIANNMNRKVKNLWTENDEGQKIYHYQAMSEHDEAQFVARKIKEAVDSGKRKYSDFAILYRTNAQSRVMEEVLLKSNINYTIVGGIKFYDRKEIKDLLAYLRLIANQDDDISLARIVNVPKRGVGATSVDKVANYGNVHDISIFKALDEVELMGLTGKATKALRDFQSMISNLAQMQDYMSVTELVEQVLERTGYREALKVEKTIEAQSRLENIDEFLSVTKTFEEASEDKSLVAFLTDLALVADIDKLDDEEEEENEQVILMTLHSAKGLEFPVVFLMGMEEGVFPHSRSLFEDNEMEEERRLAYVGITRAEQELYLLNAQMRTLFGKTNVNPKSRFIGEIPSELVESLNEAMRKPAAGRSGASASPFAARRQAAVAKTKLVSTGSESIGWSVGDKAEHKKWGIGTVVSVKGEGDSKELDIAFPSPTGVKRLLAKFAPVTKV; encoded by the coding sequence GTGAATTTTTTAAGTGAAAAATTATTAACAGGATTAAACCCTCAGCAGCAAGAGGCAGTTAAAACAACAGACGGACCACTATTACTTATGGCCGGTGCAGGAAGTGGAAAAACACGTGTATTAACGCATCGAATTGCGTTTTTAATGGCAGAAAAAGAAGTTGCACCTTGGAATATTTTAGCCATTACCTTTACAAACAAAGCAGCTCGTGAAATGAGAGAGCGTGTGGCAAGTATCGTTGGCGGAGTGGCAGAAGATATCTGGATTTCAACGTTCCACTCGATGTGCGTGCGTATTTTACGAAGAGATATTGATCGTATTGGCTTTAATCGTAACTTTACGATTTTAGATTCAACGGATCAGCTGTCCGTTATTAAAAACATTTTAAAAGATCAAAACATCGATCCAAAAAAATTCGATCCGCGCTCGTTATTAGGAAGCATTAGTTCAGCTAAAAATGAACTGAAAGTAGCGGAAGAATTTGATAAAACAGCAGCGGGACCATATGAAGAAGTTGTAAGCAAAGTCTACAAAGAGTATGAAAAGCGTTTAAAGAAAAACCAAGCGCTCGATTTTGATGATTTGATTATGACAACGATTCAGTTATTTAAACGAGTTCCTGAAGTGTTAACTTACTATCAGCGCAAGTTTCAATATATTCATGTGGACGAGTATCAAGATACAAACCATGCACAATATATGCTGGTTCGCTTGCTAGCTGCAAGATTTGAAAATGTATGCGTAGTAGGGGATTCAGATCAGTCTATTTATCGCTGGCGCGGGGCTGATATTACAAATATCTTGTCATTTGAAAAAGATTACCCAAAAGCCAAAACCATTTTGCTTGAACAAAATTATCGTTCCACGAAAACGATTTTGGCTGCGGCAAACGGCGTCATTGCAAACAATATGAATCGTAAAGTGAAAAACTTATGGACGGAAAACGATGAAGGCCAGAAGATTTATCATTACCAAGCAATGAGTGAGCATGATGAGGCACAGTTTGTAGCACGTAAAATTAAAGAAGCAGTAGACAGCGGAAAGCGTAAATATAGTGATTTTGCCATTTTGTATCGTACAAATGCACAGTCTCGTGTGATGGAGGAAGTGCTGTTAAAATCCAATATTAATTATACAATTGTCGGCGGCATTAAGTTCTACGACCGCAAAGAGATTAAAGATTTGCTTGCATACTTGCGCTTAATTGCCAACCAAGATGATGACATTAGCTTAGCTCGTATTGTGAACGTTCCAAAGCGCGGAGTTGGAGCTACTTCAGTCGATAAAGTGGCCAATTACGGAAACGTTCATGACATTTCTATTTTTAAAGCGCTGGATGAAGTAGAATTAATGGGGTTAACAGGCAAAGCAACAAAGGCCCTTCGTGATTTCCAATCGATGATTTCGAACTTAGCTCAAATGCAAGACTATATGTCTGTTACAGAGCTTGTGGAACAAGTATTAGAAAGAACAGGATACCGTGAAGCGCTTAAAGTGGAAAAAACAATTGAAGCACAAAGCCGCTTAGAGAATATTGATGAGTTTTTATCTGTCACAAAAACGTTTGAAGAAGCAAGTGAAGATAAAAGCTTAGTAGCATTTTTAACCGATTTAGCACTTGTTGCTGATATCGATAAGCTTGACGACGAGGAAGAAGAAGAGAACGAACAAGTGATTCTGATGACGCTTCACTCGGCAAAAGGTCTAGAGTTCCCGGTTGTTTTTCTAATGGGTATGGAAGAAGGCGTATTCCCTCATAGCCGATCATTATTCGAAGATAATGAAATGGAAGAGGAACGACGCTTAGCCTACGTAGGGATTACACGTGCTGAACAAGAATTGTATTTATTAAATGCTCAAATGCGTACACTATTTGGTAAAACAAACGTCAATCCAAAATCGCGCTTCATTGGAGAAATCCCAAGCGAGCTTGTGGAATCTTTAAATGAAGCAATGCGCAAACCTGCTGCTGGTCGTTCAGGGGCTTCAGCTTCGCCGTTTGCAGCGCGCCGACAAGCGGCCGTGGCAAAAACGAAGCTTGTGTCAACAGGCAGTGAATCAATTGGATGGAGCGTTGGAGATAAGGCCGAGCATAAAAAATGGGGAATTGGTACAGTTGTAAGTGTAAAAGGAGAAGGAGATTCAAAAGAATTAGACATTGCTTTTCCTAGTCCTACAGGTGTAAAAAGACTGCTTGCTAAATTTGCCCCGGTTACGAAAGTGTAA
- the ligA gene encoding NAD-dependent DNA ligase LigA gives MEFETAKSRVQELRDLLNQYGYEYYVLDQPSVPDAEYDKLMNELIEIEESFPELKTADSPTQRIGGQVLDAFEKVQHQTSMLSLGNAFNEEDLRDFDRRVRQAVGDEFSYVCELKIDGLAVSLRYEDGYLVLGATRGDGTTGENITENLKTIRSIPLRIKEPLSMEVRGEAFMPRKSFEALNEAKMERDEVPFANPRNAAAGSLRQLDPKIAAKRNLDIFVYAMTDTGELEIDSHSESLNLLDELGFKTNKERQTCETIDDVIAYIESWQTQRPELSYDIDGIVVKVDSFDQQAELGTTAKSPRWAIAYKFPAEEVVTKLVNIELTVGRTGVITPTAILEPVQVAGTTVQRASLHNEDLIREKDIRIGDYVVVKKAGDIIPEVVNVIEEKRTGEEQEFTMPTHCPECESELVRLEGEVALRCINPSCPAQIREGLIHFVSRNAMNIDGLGEKVISQLFREQLIKDVADIYTLTKQQLIELERMGEKSADNLIAAIEASKENSLERLLFGLGIRHVGAKAAKTLAQHFETIDKLTKATYDELVAINEIGAKMADAIVAYFTQEEVQELIHELKEYGVNLTYKGPKLVSVENVDSVFAGKTVVLTGKLEQLSRNEAKAQIEALGGKVTGSVSKKTDLVVAGEEAGSKLTKANELEIEVWDEARLLTELNK, from the coding sequence ATGGAGTTTGAGACAGCAAAATCACGCGTTCAAGAATTACGTGACTTATTAAATCAATATGGTTATGAATATTATGTGTTAGATCAGCCATCTGTTCCAGATGCAGAATACGATAAATTAATGAATGAGTTAATTGAGATAGAAGAATCATTTCCAGAATTAAAAACAGCTGACTCACCTACTCAGCGCATCGGCGGCCAAGTGCTCGATGCGTTTGAGAAGGTTCAGCATCAAACGTCTATGCTAAGTTTAGGAAATGCATTTAATGAAGAAGACCTTCGGGATTTTGATCGCCGAGTGCGCCAAGCCGTTGGAGATGAGTTTTCTTATGTATGCGAACTTAAAATTGACGGGCTTGCTGTATCTCTTCGCTATGAAGATGGATACTTAGTGCTGGGGGCTACGCGCGGAGACGGTACGACTGGTGAAAATATTACTGAAAACTTAAAAACAATTCGCTCTATTCCACTGCGAATTAAAGAACCGTTATCAATGGAAGTTCGCGGAGAAGCATTTATGCCGAGAAAATCATTCGAAGCACTTAATGAAGCAAAAATGGAAAGGGATGAAGTTCCGTTTGCTAACCCGCGTAACGCAGCTGCAGGCTCACTGCGTCAGCTAGATCCTAAAATTGCGGCAAAACGTAATTTAGATATCTTTGTATATGCCATGACTGATACAGGAGAGTTAGAAATCGACTCTCACAGCGAAAGTTTGAATTTACTCGATGAGCTTGGTTTTAAAACAAATAAGGAAAGACAGACGTGTGAAACCATTGATGATGTGATTGCTTACATCGAAAGCTGGCAAACGCAACGTCCAGAACTATCTTATGATATTGATGGCATTGTTGTAAAAGTAGATTCATTTGATCAGCAGGCTGAGCTTGGAACAACGGCCAAAAGTCCACGCTGGGCTATTGCTTATAAGTTTCCTGCTGAAGAAGTTGTAACCAAGCTTGTAAATATTGAACTGACGGTAGGCCGGACAGGTGTCATTACGCCAACAGCTATTTTGGAGCCGGTTCAAGTAGCAGGTACGACGGTACAGCGTGCGTCTCTTCACAATGAAGATTTGATTCGTGAAAAAGACATTCGCATCGGAGATTATGTCGTGGTGAAAAAAGCAGGAGATATTATTCCTGAAGTAGTGAATGTGATTGAGGAGAAGCGAACGGGAGAAGAGCAAGAGTTTACGATGCCTACTCACTGTCCGGAATGTGAAAGTGAACTGGTGCGTTTAGAAGGAGAAGTTGCGCTTCGCTGCATTAATCCAAGCTGTCCTGCTCAAATTCGTGAAGGACTTATTCATTTCGTGTCCCGCAATGCGATGAACATTGATGGACTTGGTGAAAAAGTTATATCACAATTATTTCGCGAGCAGTTAATTAAAGATGTAGCGGATATTTATACGCTGACAAAACAGCAGTTAATCGAGCTTGAGCGCATGGGTGAGAAATCTGCTGATAATTTGATTGCGGCCATCGAAGCCTCTAAAGAAAATTCGCTTGAGCGTTTGCTTTTTGGTTTGGGCATTCGCCATGTCGGAGCAAAAGCTGCAAAGACGTTAGCTCAGCACTTTGAAACCATAGACAAGTTAACAAAAGCAACGTATGATGAATTAGTGGCAATTAATGAAATTGGTGCCAAAATGGCTGATGCTATTGTCGCTTACTTTACACAAGAAGAGGTTCAAGAACTTATACATGAATTAAAAGAGTATGGAGTAAACCTTACATACAAAGGACCCAAGCTTGTAAGTGTAGAAAATGTAGATTCTGTTTTTGCTGGTAAAACCGTTGTATTAACAGGTAAGCTTGAACAGCTATCTCGCAATGAGGCAAAAGCACAAATTGAAGCACTTGGCGGTAAAGTCACAGGAAGCGTAAGTAAAAAGACAGACCTTGTTGTGGCAGGGGAAGAGGCTGGTTCCAAACTGACAAAAGCTAACGAGCTTGAAATTGAAGTATGGGATGAGGCAAGGCTACTTACGGAATTAAATAAATAA
- a CDS encoding CamS family sex pheromone protein, translating into MKKILLLSLAVMLVTSACAPNLSDDKETVQQTNNKKEKAVIPKYSISDDYYRTILPFKAGVARGLVAANLNNRLDAQEFETGLMRLSTDSYSPKKYVYQEGQYLDKDTIRSWLSRKLSDKQFKDLQSKTKDNTAKKKLKNNGLNPIDTEKGDLKTRNETSPMYLANITEQDYLIQDGDDKVKLGGVTIGLAMNSVHYYTEENGYAREVKLTNKEIEAQGKQMADEIVKRMRDIKGLENVPVRVALFKQSAKSSLTPGNFIAVGNAGSNDTAVGSWDNLDEQYYLFPSSDATKDHRDDAMKFDEFKAQIEDYFPNFTSVVGKGYYKDGQLQKMTIDIPVQFYGKGEIVGFTQYVAGLMLDHFPSYMETSISINSVSGPEALIVRKADEDKPFVHIYEE; encoded by the coding sequence TTGAAAAAGATATTGTTACTTTCTCTTGCGGTCATGCTTGTAACTTCAGCGTGTGCACCGAACCTTTCGGACGATAAAGAGACTGTTCAACAAACCAACAACAAGAAAGAAAAAGCAGTTATTCCGAAGTATAGTATTTCAGACGATTATTATCGAACAATTCTTCCATTTAAAGCGGGAGTGGCAAGAGGCTTAGTCGCAGCTAACTTAAACAACCGCTTGGATGCGCAAGAATTTGAAACAGGCTTAATGCGCTTATCGACAGATAGCTATTCTCCGAAAAAATATGTGTATCAAGAAGGCCAGTACCTTGATAAAGATACTATTCGCTCATGGTTAAGCCGTAAGCTGAGTGATAAACAGTTTAAAGATCTTCAAAGCAAAACAAAAGATAATACGGCGAAAAAGAAGCTTAAAAACAATGGGTTAAACCCAATTGATACAGAAAAAGGCGATTTGAAAACTCGTAACGAAACAAGTCCAATGTACTTAGCGAACATTACTGAGCAAGATTACCTTATCCAAGACGGAGACGACAAGGTCAAACTTGGAGGCGTCACAATTGGCCTGGCGATGAATTCTGTTCATTATTATACAGAAGAAAATGGTTATGCCCGTGAAGTGAAGCTTACAAATAAAGAGATTGAAGCCCAAGGAAAGCAAATGGCAGATGAGATTGTTAAGCGTATGCGCGACATCAAAGGCTTAGAAAATGTGCCAGTTCGAGTAGCGCTATTCAAACAAAGTGCTAAGTCCTCTTTAACACCGGGTAACTTTATAGCTGTCGGAAATGCAGGTTCAAATGATACGGCCGTTGGCAGCTGGGATAATTTAGACGAGCAATATTATTTATTCCCATCATCAGATGCAACAAAAGATCATCGAGACGATGCGATGAAATTTGATGAGTTTAAAGCGCAAATCGAAGACTACTTTCCGAACTTTACAAGCGTAGTAGGGAAAGGGTATTACAAAGATGGACAGCTTCAAAAAATGACGATTGATATTCCCGTACAATTTTACGGAAAAGGTGAAATTGTAGGATTTACTCAGTACGTTGCTGGTTTAATGCTTGATCATTTCCCTTCATATATGGAAACGAGTATCTCTATTAACTCAGTAAGCGGACCGGAAGCTCTCATTGTTAGAAAAGCAGATGAAGACAAGCCGTTCGTTCATATTTACGAAGAGTAA
- a CDS encoding DUF3920 family protein gives MNKILIQSVIHQRPVYQQSGRWFVLDEEFKWDLPTLQKDVFACLNKAFHIPIIFCDSCEANKIVSALGEEEAEYLQFASGVYWREVGIIFIFKFDDYLPLIETIFHELRHYIQDHIPYYQKEFELDKQRPYEERTTEQDAFAFAAYYLAKFTRQNPHAIPS, from the coding sequence TTGAATAAAATACTTATACAGTCAGTCATCCACCAGCGCCCTGTGTATCAGCAAAGCGGAAGATGGTTTGTATTAGATGAAGAATTCAAGTGGGATTTGCCCACCTTGCAAAAAGATGTTTTTGCTTGTTTAAATAAAGCCTTTCATATTCCTATAATTTTTTGTGATTCATGCGAAGCCAATAAAATTGTCTCTGCTCTTGGAGAAGAAGAAGCAGAATACCTGCAGTTTGCATCGGGCGTTTACTGGCGAGAAGTAGGCATTATATTTATTTTTAAATTTGATGACTATCTTCCGCTTATTGAAACTATCTTTCACGAGCTGCGCCACTATATTCAAGATCACATCCCTTATTATCAGAAAGAATTTGAGCTGGATAAACAGCGCCCGTATGAAGAGCGGACAACCGAACAAGATGCGTTTGCATTTGCTGCTTATTATCTTGCTAAGTTTACAAGACAAAATCCTCACGCTATTCCTTCATAA
- the gatC gene encoding Asp-tRNA(Asn)/Glu-tRNA(Gln) amidotransferase subunit GatC translates to MSRISVDQVKHVANLARLAVTDDEAELFTKQLDAIITYAEQLDELDTTNVKPTSHVLDMKNVMREDKPAKGLPIEDVVKNAPDHKDGYIRVPTILE, encoded by the coding sequence ATGTCAAGAATTTCTGTTGATCAAGTAAAACACGTTGCAAACTTAGCGAGACTTGCGGTGACGGATGACGAAGCAGAACTATTTACAAAACAATTAGATGCTATTATTACATATGCAGAACAATTAGATGAGTTAGATACTACAAATGTAAAACCAACTTCTCACGTATTGGATATGAAAAACGTAATGCGTGAAGATAAGCCAGCTAAAGGTTTACCAATTGAAGACGTAGTAAAAAACGCGCCAGACCACAAGGATGGCTACATTCGAGTACCAACTATTTTAGAATAA
- the gatA gene encoding Asp-tRNA(Asn)/Glu-tRNA(Gln) amidotransferase subunit GatA — translation MSLFDRKLSELHSLLHKKEVRVQDLVDESYKRINEVDDKVGAFLALNEDNARAYAKELDEALQTKDEFGLLFGMPIGVKDNIVTKDLRTTCSSKILANFDPIYDATVVQKLQAAEAVTIGKLNMDEFAMGSSTENSGLQLTRNPWNLDYVPGGSSGGSAAAVAAGEVPFSLGSDTGGSIRQPAAYCGVVGLKPTYGRVSRYGLVAFASSLDQIGPITNSVEDNAYLLQAISGVDPMDSTSANVNVPDYVSALTGDVKGLKIAVPKEYLGEGVGEEARQSVLDALKVLEGLGATWEEVSLPHSKYALATYYLLSSSEASANLSRFDGVRYGYRTDNAENLIEMYKQSRSEGFGNEVKRRIMLGTFALSSGYYDAYYKKAQQVRTLIKQDFESVFENYDVIIGPTTPTPSFKIGEKTDDPLTMYANDILTIPVNLAGVPGISVPCGLSNGLPLGLQIIGKHFDESTIYRVAHAFEQATEHHKAKPAL, via the coding sequence ATGTCTTTATTCGATCGTAAACTTTCAGAACTACATAGCCTTTTACACAAGAAAGAAGTACGTGTACAAGATTTAGTAGACGAATCATACAAACGTATTAATGAAGTAGATGATAAAGTAGGTGCGTTCTTAGCGCTTAATGAAGACAATGCTCGTGCTTATGCAAAAGAGCTAGATGAAGCACTACAAACAAAAGATGAATTTGGCCTATTATTTGGTATGCCAATCGGTGTAAAAGATAATATTGTCACAAAAGATTTACGTACAACTTGCTCTAGTAAAATTCTAGCAAACTTTGATCCGATTTATGATGCAACAGTTGTTCAAAAACTGCAGGCAGCTGAAGCAGTAACAATCGGTAAATTAAATATGGATGAATTCGCAATGGGTTCTTCAACTGAAAACTCAGGTCTTCAGTTAACGCGCAACCCATGGAATTTAGATTACGTACCAGGTGGATCTAGCGGTGGTTCAGCCGCAGCTGTAGCAGCAGGCGAAGTTCCGTTTTCTTTAGGTTCTGATACAGGTGGTTCAATTCGTCAGCCAGCTGCTTATTGCGGTGTTGTAGGATTAAAACCAACATATGGTCGCGTATCTCGTTACGGATTAGTGGCATTTGCGTCTTCTTTAGATCAAATCGGGCCAATCACAAATTCTGTTGAAGACAATGCATACTTACTTCAAGCAATTTCAGGCGTAGACCCAATGGATTCTACTTCTGCTAATGTTAATGTACCGGATTATGTATCTGCTTTAACAGGTGACGTAAAAGGTCTTAAAATTGCTGTTCCAAAAGAATACTTAGGTGAAGGTGTGGGCGAAGAAGCTCGCCAGTCAGTTTTAGATGCGCTAAAAGTGTTAGAAGGACTAGGCGCAACTTGGGAAGAAGTATCGCTTCCACACTCTAAATACGCATTAGCTACGTATTATCTATTATCTTCTTCTGAAGCGTCTGCGAACTTATCTCGTTTTGACGGCGTTCGCTACGGATACCGTACAGATAATGCTGAGAACTTAATCGAAATGTACAAGCAGTCTCGAAGCGAAGGCTTTGGAAACGAAGTAAAACGCCGTATCATGCTTGGAACATTTGCGTTAAGCTCTGGTTATTATGATGCTTACTACAAAAAAGCACAGCAAGTACGTACGTTAATCAAGCAAGACTTTGAGTCTGTATTTGAAAACTATGACGTTATCATTGGACCAACTACACCAACTCCATCATTCAAAATTGGTGAGAAAACAGATGATCCATTAACAATGTATGCAAACGATATTTTAACAATCCCAGTAAACCTTGCTGGAGTACCTGGTATTTCTGTGCCTTGCGGCTTATCAAATGGATTGCCATTAGGTTTACAAATTATCGGTAAGCATTTCGACGAAAGCACAATCTATCGTGTTGCTCATGCATTCGAACAAGCAACTGAGCATCATAAAGCGAAACCAGCACTGTAA
- the gatB gene encoding Asp-tRNA(Asn)/Glu-tRNA(Gln) amidotransferase subunit GatB, which translates to MNFETIIGLEVHVELKTKSKIFSASPNAFGAAPNANTSVIDLGYPGVLPVLNKEAVDFAMKAALALNCEIATDTKFDRKNYFYPDNPKAYQISQFDKPIGENGWIEVEVKGETKRIRINRLHLEEDAGKLTHTGDGYSLVDFNRQGTPLIEIVSEADMRSPEEAYAYLEKLKSIIQYTGVSDCKMEEGSLRCDANISLRPVGQEEFGTKAELKNLNSFNYVRRGLEHEEIRQEKVLLSGGLIEQETRRFDESTGETILMRVKEGSDDYRYFPEPDLLELHIDEEWKERVRASIPELPDARKKRYVEELGLPAYDAMVLTLTKEMSDFFEATLAAGGDAKLSSNWLMGEVSAYLNSNQKEISDVALTPEGLAGMIQLIQEGTISSKIAKKVFKELIENGGDAKKIVKEKGLVQISDDATLRKFVTDALDANPQSIEDFKNGKDRAIGFLVGQIMKASKGQANPPMVNKILLEEINKR; encoded by the coding sequence ATGAACTTTGAAACGATTATTGGTCTTGAAGTACACGTTGAGCTTAAGACAAAATCTAAAATTTTCTCAGCAAGTCCAAACGCATTTGGTGCGGCTCCAAATGCTAACACAAGTGTAATCGACTTAGGTTATCCTGGCGTATTACCTGTGTTAAACAAAGAAGCAGTTGATTTTGCAATGAAAGCAGCGCTTGCGCTAAACTGTGAAATCGCAACAGATACAAAGTTTGATCGTAAAAACTATTTCTATCCGGATAACCCAAAAGCTTATCAAATCTCTCAATTTGATAAACCAATTGGCGAGAACGGTTGGATTGAAGTAGAAGTTAAAGGTGAAACGAAGCGTATTCGTATCAACCGACTTCATTTAGAAGAAGATGCTGGTAAGTTAACGCATACAGGCGATGGCTATTCACTAGTAGACTTCAACCGTCAAGGTACACCTCTAATTGAGATTGTATCAGAAGCAGATATGCGTTCCCCTGAAGAAGCATATGCTTATTTAGAAAAATTAAAATCAATCATTCAATATACAGGCGTATCTGATTGTAAAATGGAAGAAGGTTCACTTCGCTGTGATGCCAATATTTCTTTACGTCCAGTTGGACAAGAAGAGTTCGGTACAAAAGCTGAGTTAAAGAACTTAAACTCATTTAACTATGTTCGCCGCGGTCTTGAACACGAAGAAATTCGTCAAGAAAAAGTGTTATTATCTGGTGGTCTAATTGAGCAGGAAACACGCCGTTTTGACGAGTCTACGGGCGAAACAATTCTGATGCGTGTAAAAGAAGGATCTGACGACTACCGCTACTTCCCAGAGCCTGACTTATTAGAATTACACATCGACGAAGAGTGGAAAGAGCGCGTTCGTGCTTCGATTCCTGAACTTCCAGATGCTCGTAAAAAGCGCTATGTAGAAGAGCTTGGCTTACCTGCTTATGATGCAATGGTATTAACGCTAACAAAAGAAATGTCTGATTTCTTTGAAGCAACGCTTGCTGCGGGCGGAGACGCGAAGCTATCTTCTAACTGGTTAATGGGTGAAGTTTCTGCTTACTTAAACTCAAACCAAAAAGAAATTTCAGATGTAGCCTTAACACCTGAAGGTCTAGCTGGTATGATTCAATTAATTCAAGAAGGTACAATTTCGTCTAAAATTGCGAAAAAAGTATTCAAAGAGTTAATTGAAAATGGCGGAGATGCAAAGAAAATTGTAAAAGAAAAAGGTCTTGTACAAATTTCTGATGATGCAACTTTACGTAAATTCGTAACAGATGCATTAGATGCAAACCCTCAATCTATTGAAGATTTCAAAAACGGTAAGGATCGTGCAATTGGCTTCTTAGTTGGTCAAATTATGAAAGCTTCAAAAGGCCAAGCGAACCCACCGATGGTTAATAAAATTCTTTTAGAAGAAATTAATAAACGCTAA
- a CDS encoding diacylglycerol kinase, translating to MKRARIIYNPTSGREIFKKNLPEVLQKLEQAGYETSCHATTCAGDATEAAKVAVERRFDVVIAAGGDGTINEVVNGIAGQDYRPQLGIIPVGTTNDFARAINVPRTIEGAIDVIVEGVTKPIDLGCVTNDGETHYFVNIAGGGRLTELTYEVPSKLKTMLGQLAYYLKGMEMLPSIKPTSVEIEYDGKFFGGEIMFFLVSLTNSVGGFEKLAPDSSLDDGMFDLIILKKANLAEFIRIATLALRGEHINDPHIIYTKANRVKIHTNDKMQLNLDGEYGGLLPGEFVNLYRHVEIFVPKATAELMEKNEIA from the coding sequence ATGAAAAGAGCGAGAATTATTTATAACCCGACATCGGGCCGTGAAATTTTTAAGAAAAACTTACCGGAAGTCTTGCAAAAGCTAGAGCAAGCAGGCTACGAAACATCTTGTCATGCTACAACTTGCGCTGGTGATGCAACAGAAGCTGCTAAAGTAGCAGTAGAACGTCGTTTTGACGTTGTAATTGCAGCTGGTGGAGACGGTACCATCAATGAAGTCGTAAACGGTATCGCTGGACAAGACTATCGTCCGCAGCTAGGTATTATTCCTGTTGGAACAACCAATGACTTTGCTCGTGCCATTAATGTGCCGCGCACGATTGAAGGCGCTATTGATGTCATTGTAGAAGGTGTAACGAAGCCAATTGACTTGGGCTGTGTAACAAACGACGGAGAAACGCATTATTTTGTAAATATCGCCGGAGGCGGCCGTTTAACTGAATTAACGTATGAAGTGCCAAGCAAGTTAAAAACAATGCTTGGACAGCTAGCTTACTATTTAAAAGGCATGGAAATGCTTCCTTCTATTAAACCAACATCTGTTGAAATTGAGTATGACGGAAAATTCTTTGGCGGCGAGATTATGTTCTTCCTCGTTTCCTTAACGAACTCAGTCGGCGGTTTTGAAAAGCTGGCACCAGATTCTTCTTTAGATGACGGCATGTTTGATTTAATTATTTTAAAGAAAGCAAATTTAGCTGAATTTATTCGAATTGCGACACTTGCGCTGCGAGGAGAACATATCAATGATCCTCATATTATTTATACAAAAGCGAACCGTGTTAAAATTCATACGAATGATAAAATGCAGCTAAATCTAGATGGCGAGTACGGAGGGTTATTGCCTGGGGAATTTGTAAACTTATATCGCCATGTAGAAATCTTTGTTCCAAAAGCAACAGCTGAATTGATGGAAAAAAATGAGATCGCCTAA